One segment of Choristoneura fumiferana chromosome 26, NRCan_CFum_1, whole genome shotgun sequence DNA contains the following:
- the LOC141442639 gene encoding uncharacterized protein has protein sequence MESDFKRDDLCRVCLSSGDEMQELFVKENDLVEQIEYCTGLLLLPTPSLPTLICQPCVSRLRTAHSFKRICLDSQNSLRSHLTNTNISTDELPKASCVPVTPVTVKIEMDMDVGDEIGDEIGDDDDGGWLDTVRKSIRIKMKKEKADSPVSVKPRALKRGPHKRRGRPPRARAAADSAPEDDTQTDSWTTETAGVPFKVRRVPCPACDLHFTSKVELAAHRARAHPAPRPTPRPKGDKSSLWVCEFCGKTFTYQSSHYSHLRSHLPPVHACPQCEYRTWHRHDLTKHMRIHSGEKNYQCAICANSFYNSSNLLSHMRRTHERSRPHACAQCPKRFYDRTKLRRHQDSHDAIKRFECDVCHSCFTRRCYWKKHLQKQHGVVIPPARCGRKRLNYEVGEDLIDAKKDWPALLRDSVTVPSTEEGMEQTDKRKIS, from the exons ATGGAATCAGATTTTAAAAGGGATGATTTGTGCAGAGTATGTTTGTCGTCTGGAGATGAAATGCAGGAGCTATTTGTCAAAGAAAACGATTTAGTTGAACAAATAGAGTACTGTACAGGGCTGCTT CTCCTCCCAACCCCGAGTCTTCCCACCCTGATCTGCCAGCCATGCGTCTCGCGCCTCCGCACCGCTCACTCCTTCAAAAGGATATGCCTCGACTCCCAGAACTCACTGCGCTCGCACTTGACAAACACAAACATATCAACAGATGAACTTCCGAAGGCATCTTGTGTACCCGTAACACCTGTTACGGTTAAAATTGAGATGGACATGGATGTAGGTGATGAAATTGGTGATGaaattggtgatgatgatgatggagggTGGTTGGATACTGTTAGAAAGAGCATTAGGATTAAAATGAAGAAAGAGAAGGCAGATAG CCCAGTCAGCGTCAAGCCGCGGGCGCTCAAGCGCGGCCCGCACAAGCGGCGCGGGCGGCCgccccgcgcgcgcgccgccgctgaCTCCGCGCCGGAGGacgacacacagacagacagctgGACCACTGAG ACAGCGGGTGTGCCGTTCAAAGTGCGTCGCGTGCCGTGCCCCGCCTGCGACCTGCACTTCACCAGTAAGGTGGAGCTGGCGGCGCACCGTGCGCGCGCGCACCCCGCGCCGCGCCCCACCCCCCGCCCCAAGGGGGACAAGAGCAGCTTGTGGGTCTGCGAG TTCTGCGGCAAGACGTTCACGTACCAGAGCTCGCACTACTCTCACCTGCGGTCGCACCTGCCGCCGGTGCACGCGTGCCCGCAGTGCGAGTACCGCACCTGGCACCGACACGACCTCACCAAGCATATGCGGATACACAGCG GCGAGAAGAACTACCAGTGTGCCATCTGCGCGAATTCTTTCTACAACTCGTCGAACTTGTTATCGCACATGCGCCGTACGCACGAGCGCTCCCGCCCGCACGCGTGCGCGCAGTGCCCCAAGCGGTTCTACGACCGGACCAAGCTGCGGCGCCACCAGGACAGCCACGACGCCATCAAACG TTTCGAGTGCGACGTGTGCCACTCGTGCTTCACGCGCCGCTGCTACTGGAAGAAGCATCTACAAAAACAGCACGGCGTCGTCATACCGCCCGCGCGCTGCGGCCGCAAGAGG